The region CTGCTCTACACGGCCGACGGTCGCATCCGGCGCCGCGATCTGCGCACCGGCGCCGCGCGTGACGTGCCCTTCACCGCTGAGGTCTCGGTGCGTCCGGTGGCCGAGCGGCCAAGCGTACGAGACTTCCACGCGACAACGCCGAGGCCGGTCAAGGGGCTGGTTGGCCCCGCGCTGTCGCCCGACGGCCGCCAAATCGCCTGCCGTGCGTTGGGCGACATCTGGCTGCTGCGGCCGGATCGGGAGCCGGAACGCGCCATCGCGGACGGCAACTTCAACGGAGACCCGGCCTGGTCGCCGGACGGCCGGACGTTGGTGTACGCCAGCGACCGGGCCGGGCAGCTCGACCTCTGGCTGCACGATCTCGCGACCGGCGAGCAGCGGCAGCTCACCAATCTCGACGGCGACGAGAGCGCGCCCGCGTTCAGCCCGGATGGGACAACCGTCGCGTTCCGGTCCGGCGATTCGGTGTGCACCGTGGCGATCGAGACCGGCGAGGTGCGCAAGGTCATCGGCCCGCTCAACGCGCCCGGTAGGCCGAGCTTCAGCGCGGACGGGACCAAGTTGAGCCTGGCGGGCTTCATGCCGGCCACGGCGCGCTACCGGGAAGGTGCCAACCACGTGCTGACCGTGGATATCGCCACCGGCGCGGCTAGCTACACGCCGCCGGTCCCGGGCAAGTCGCTGGCCAACCGGCTCGATGCGGGCCCGGTGTACTCGCCGGACGGCCGCGGCATGGCCTTCGTGGTCTCGGGAACGGTCTGGGTGTCCGATGTGGACGAGGAGGGAAGACCGACCGGCACGCCCCGGCAGATCAGTGACGAGACCGGCGACTGCCCCAGCTGGAGCGGTGACTCCGGCACCCTGCTCTACCTCGCCAACGGCCGACTGCGGCTGGCCGACGTGTGCAGCGGCGCCGTGCGGACCATGCCGACCGAGCTGAGCTGGCGGCCGTCGAAGCCGGACGGGCACCGGGTGATCCGGGCCGGTGCGCTCTGGGATGGGCAACGCCGGGAACTGCGCCGCGATGTCGAGATCTTGGTGCAGGGAAACCGAATCGCGGCGGTCGGTCGTGGTGTGGCGATCCCGGGAGGAGCGGAAGTCATCGACGCCGGTGATCTGACGGTGCTACCGGGCATGATCGCCACCCACGAGCACCTGCCGTGGGAGAACAGCAGCCGGGTTCCTCGCCTGTGGCTGTCCTTCGGCATCACCTCCGTGCGCTCGCCCGGGGGCGGGCACTACGCCTCGGTGGAGGCCAAGGAGGCGCAGGAGTCGGGCAACCGGTTGGGGCCCCGGGTGTTCTGCGCCGGTGAGCTCATCGACGGAAGCCGGGTGTACTACAACAGCAACCGGGCGATCACCGACCCCGGCGAACTGCGACGCGAGCTGGAGCGGGTGGGCGAACTCGGCCACGATATGGTCAAGACCTACGTCAGAATGCCGTATTCCATGCAGCGGGAGGCGATCGAGCAGGCGCACGCCAGCGGTGTTCCGGTCAGCTCGCATTACCTGTTCGGCCCGGCGGCGTTGGGTGCGGACGCGGTCGAGCACCACGGCGGCACCAGCCGCTACGGCCACCAGCAGAAGGAAACCCACCTCGGCAATGCCTACGCCGACGTCGTCGATCCGGTGGCGCGGTCGGGCATGACGTTCACGCCGACCCTCGGCCTGCACCCTGCCGCCGCGCCCGCGCTGTACCACTACGCTGAGTGGGCGCTAGACGATCCGCGGCTGAAGGCGCTGCTCCCGGCGACGATGTTCGAGAAGTTTCGCGCTCGTGTCGAGGAGGCGGTGGGCGGCAATCCCGAGTCGGCGTTGGCGTTCAATGCCCGGCAGGCGGCGACCGTGCGGCGGATGATCGACGCCGGCGCGCACGTCGGCATCGGTACCGATTCACCGCTGGTGTCGCACGGGATCTACTACCACCTGAACATGGACTCGCTGGCGCGCAACGGAATCAGTGCGTACGACGTGCTGCGCGCCGCGACGGTGGGCGGAGCGCGGCTGATCGGGATGAGCGAGCACCTCGGCACGGTGGCACCGGGCAAGCTGGCTGATCTCGTCTTCGTGCAGGGCGATCCGCTCGAAGACGTGAACGCGGCCGCGCAGGTCCGGCAGGTGATGCTCAACGGCGTGTTGCATACCGTCGAAGACCTGATCGGTGCACCGGCCGTGAGCCCCGCCGCAGCCCCGGTGCACGCCTTCCGGAACACGCCGAAGCAGGCCGGTTTCTGGTGGCACCGGGACGACTACCTCACCGGCCACACCTGCTGCTGATCCCGATCCTGTCGACTTCAAAGAAAAATCCCGTGCTGATTTCCATTGAAACCGTCCACCCCGGGCCCGGCCGAGGTGCGATCTTGCGTGGCCAGGGGTACCCAGGACTTCTCAGAGGTGCTGCCCGCAGCGAAGATCGTTGGAGGTTCGCAAATGACACGTCAGATGAGTACCGAGATGCAGCAATGCATTGAAATGTGCAATAAGTGCCACGACATGTGCGAGCAGATGTTGTCCCGCTGCATGGAGACGCGCAGTGAGCAAGCCATGCAAATGAGCATGATGATGATGTCCTGCGCGGACATGTGTCGCATGTGCGCGGACATGATGATGCGCTGTTCGAGCATGACGAAAGCCGGCGCGGACATGGTGCAGATGTGCGTGCGAATGTGCGGGATGTGTGCGGACATGTGCGAGATGACCGCCGAGATGTGCAGGCGGATGGAAACCCGCGAGATGACCGAGTTGGCGGACATGATGACGCGGTGCGCGAGCATGTGCCGCCAGATGACGCCGCAGGCGATGCAGCCCGCGTGACCGGAGCAGGCCACGTCGGCTGTCTCGCGGCCTGCCGGGGCGGTCGACGTGGCGCTCTCGTCGATTGGCATCAGCGCCGCCTGCTGCCGTTGGCCGAGTCGTTGGTCGGCGATTCGCGAAGTTAGGCGGGTGGATCATGTTCTCGATGGGCAACCGCCGGCCGGCACCGGGTGCGGCCCGCCGGTGCGCAGGCCCGGTGAGAGGCACTGGGGGGCCGGGTGCGGTAGCGGTCGCCTGATCCGCGTCACCGGGTGCCGTGGCTCCGGGACTTGCTTCAGGCAACCGCCCCGTTGTCGTGGGCAGCGCGGACGGGCGATGGTGCGAATCCGCTCGGTCAGGGGGTAGGGCCCTGCCACGCTGCATGAATACCTTCGTCGCGGCGGCATTGTCGCCGTGACGGCCGACGCGGGGCGTCAGTGCGCACTGCCCAAATCGGTTAGGTGCGGTATTACTCGGCTGTATCTCGCTGCACCACCAGCCGGGAAAGGACGGCGCATGAGCGTGGCTGATATGTCCTTCGAGCGGTATCCAGAGTCGGGCGTGGTGCGCGTGCGCGAGCTCATGCGGCGCTGCGCTGCCACGCACGATCCCGCCGAGCGGGCAGCCCTGTTGGAGCGCATGGCCGACGAGCTCGACCGCGCAGCCGACGAGGCGCATCGGGAACCGGCCCTGGTCCTGCGCGGGCAAGCCGGGATGGTGCGGTTCTTCGCCGACCTGCAACGGCGTGACCGTGCCCGACACGCCATCGAACCCACCACCGCCACCGACCGGCGCGGGCCACGACGGTAAGTGCCGACCGCCGCGATCTGGTTGTTGGTCGCGGCGTCAAGTCCGAGCAGGCGTTGCCGGATTTCCTCGGCAGGCGGTGCGCGGCGGGTGGGCTGCCCACCGGCCGGATTCGGACAGCGGCATCGGCGGCGATCGCCACCACGTGCGGGTAGATCGTCCCGGATCGCCCGGCCGTCCGGGATGTGTCGATTGCCGTCACGACCACGACCGCGCCGTCCG is a window of Saccharopolyspora phatthalungensis DNA encoding:
- a CDS encoding amidohydrolase family protein, whose product is MDLSRRALFRHGGRAAAGVGSALLLSQLAGESVASAAPDAVGAKRITLREMTNAATAVSPDGRTIVLDLLNMLWVVPVAGGAAVGLTNVMQEASEPDIAPDGRRIVCQSYEDGQFRLVLLNIDGSGWSVLTGGPGDHREPRFSPDGTRIAFSGETGSRYAIRVLDLATGEIADWTSGARQEAHPVWSPDGSMIAFTSGEDNAPQAIEAVDAAGTRRTLVEVSDGHLAGPAFAPDGSLSYVHLTVKETALVVGDRTVSQPGEDVFPFAPRWISRDELLYTADGRIRRRDLRTGAARDVPFTAEVSVRPVAERPSVRDFHATTPRPVKGLVGPALSPDGRQIACRALGDIWLLRPDREPERAIADGNFNGDPAWSPDGRTLVYASDRAGQLDLWLHDLATGEQRQLTNLDGDESAPAFSPDGTTVAFRSGDSVCTVAIETGEVRKVIGPLNAPGRPSFSADGTKLSLAGFMPATARYREGANHVLTVDIATGAASYTPPVPGKSLANRLDAGPVYSPDGRGMAFVVSGTVWVSDVDEEGRPTGTPRQISDETGDCPSWSGDSGTLLYLANGRLRLADVCSGAVRTMPTELSWRPSKPDGHRVIRAGALWDGQRRELRRDVEILVQGNRIAAVGRGVAIPGGAEVIDAGDLTVLPGMIATHEHLPWENSSRVPRLWLSFGITSVRSPGGGHYASVEAKEAQESGNRLGPRVFCAGELIDGSRVYYNSNRAITDPGELRRELERVGELGHDMVKTYVRMPYSMQREAIEQAHASGVPVSSHYLFGPAALGADAVEHHGGTSRYGHQQKETHLGNAYADVVDPVARSGMTFTPTLGLHPAAAPALYHYAEWALDDPRLKALLPATMFEKFRARVEEAVGGNPESALAFNARQAATVRRMIDAGAHVGIGTDSPLVSHGIYYHLNMDSLARNGISAYDVLRAATVGGARLIGMSEHLGTVAPGKLADLVFVQGDPLEDVNAAAQVRQVMLNGVLHTVEDLIGAPAVSPAAAPVHAFRNTPKQAGFWWHRDDYLTGHTCC